The Gorilla gorilla gorilla isolate KB3781 chromosome 17, NHGRI_mGorGor1-v2.1_pri, whole genome shotgun sequence genome contains a region encoding:
- the AKAIN1 gene encoding A-kinase anchor protein inhibitor 1 isoform X2 produces the protein MVFAPGEKPGNEPEEVKLQNASKQIVQNAILQAVQQVSQESQRREERISDNKDHIQLGVGELTKKHEKK, from the coding sequence GTGAGAAACCTGGAAATGAGCCTGAAGAGGTGAAGCTGCAGAATGCCAGCAAACAGATTGTGCAGAATGCAATCCTGCAAGCTGTGCAGCAAGTCTCCCAGGAGAGTCAGCGCAGAGAAGAGCGAATCAGTGACAACAAGGACCACATCCAACTGGGCGTTGGGGAGTTAACCAAGAAGCACGAAAAGAAGTAA